In Camelina sativa cultivar DH55 chromosome 17, Cs, whole genome shotgun sequence, the genomic stretch GATCTGAACAGCTTCTACATCTTCTTTAAGATCAACAGGAAGAGTAGAATTACCATCCACAGCAAGAATAGAATCTGGAAGATCCATCTCTTTGAGCCTAACTCGAGTTAGTTCGCTAGCTTGCTGTAATCTCTCCGCCTGAGTTCTAATAACATCATCAACCATCTCAGTGTATCTAGAGAGAGCCTTTGCACTGCTGTCTGGAACAAGGATTGCAAACATCTTTTCCTTGCTTGCATCCAATATCTCAGTCATGTTCATTGGCTTAACCATTGAGAACGCGGGAAGTGGAGACAAAGAAGAAGGGGAAGGAACTCTcatgaggtacactctgtcgtTTTCCTTGACAGCCCTATCCAAATTGGCATTAATGCTCGACTCTAGTGAGTTCATCGCTTCTATAAGCTGAGCAGGGGCTCCCCTTGAAGACTTCTTTGCTTCTGCCAAACGGCTGGCTCCGCTCCTCAGCCGTGCAATTTCTTCTGCAATTTCCTCTTTCTCGTGCAACTCTTTTCCATACCTAAAACAAGCTTCACTATAGAAGAGCGATGCTTTCAGCTGCACATGAGAAATCCAGCCTTTCTCGAAATGTTCCTTCAATGGTGAAGTGGTTAGCGCAGCGAAAGCTTCCTCATAAAATATGCCAACCTGATCATAAGCAAACAAGAAGTGTAAATTCAATCGACTCTGTCACTTACTCACAGTTATGTAAAACTAAAACAGATGCTCCACCAAAACTAAGCACGTTTATAGCATATGTGCCGAGTCTGAAGAATCTACTAAATCAATTCCAAGATCTTGAGTCCATAAATGTGCGCAAATTCAATCAATCCTATCACTTCTTCACAACAGTGCAGTAAAACAGATGCTCCACCAAAATCTAAGTTTTTAGAAACCTACTTACAATCAATCCGGGACTAAAGAATCTAAGATCTTGAGTCCACAACTGTGCACAATCAAAAGAGATGCAAGCATGATATGACACTAACCTGCCTAGCAATTTTAGCACAAACACCAGGGGTGCTTCCTTTGGCAATGGAATTTTCAAACACACATTCTTGAGCCTGCGCAAGCATCAACCGTTCCAACATTGCCACGCAGTCCACCGACAAATCCACGGTGAGGCTCTGCCCTATCGCCGCCTTAGATGACAAATTATCCTTCAAGTACACAAACGCACCTGCAGCAGCGATGAACGCATGTGAAGCCTGACGACGCCCATCCACGGTGGTGCGGTCATGACCGAGTCCAATCTGGCTATACGCAGCACCAAGATTGAAGAGAACAGCGGCTTTCTCAAGATGAATGTTCTGCTGAGTagacttttgcttttgcttgaAAGCATCGTACCATAAGAAAGTAACGGCGTTCACCTGGTGCTTCTCTGCGGAAATTGGAAATCGCGTTTCCACCAGACAAAGGGCTTTGTAATATGAGATGAGAAGGTCTCGTCGAGCTGCTGGAGACGGATCGGGAACGCGTTCTAAATCGGATCGGAGCTGCTTCACGGTTTCAAGATCGTCGTCTATAAGCTGAGCCTCGCGCTCAGAGTAGGTGAAAGTAACGTAGTTGCGGAAAGGACGGTAGAGATCAACGGAGTTCGTCTTCTTCTCATGAATGGCGAGCATCAGATTAGAGTGCGCCGAAGAAGCCATGGCGGTTGAGAAATCCCCTTTGATCGCTCTTCtctgattttctaatttttcttcgATTCTTCGGTGGTTTTCTTTAATCCTTATTGACTAACGGAAGAGGATGATCGTGAAGGATCGAGACGACGGCACCAAGTCTGTTATCTTGTATTTAAACGGCGTGCAGTCTGATTTTGTAATTAAGTATAAGTCCAATGGCTTTTAAAGTTTCCTTACGCGTTAATTAAATGAGACACCGATGGTGGAACTTTTCCTAAttagaatgcttctcttttaaccATGTCTAACCTAGAATATATTTGGGAATGTTTTTATCAATAGTTTTTGGGATACATCTTGTTATATGTAGAAAGTTTCTATTGAAAGTAGGAGATTATGCAAAAGAAAGCATGGTCTTAAACGCTGGATGTGGTGTGGCCCGTGTGGGTATGGACATGAACAtgatcacaaattcacaatcaTCAAAACGACTGTTGTGGTGACAATCAACACAGTAATATTAATCTTTTACGGGATTACAAAAATCTGTGTGTTTATGAATTAGAGAGGCCTTGATGAGACTTTGGTATCAAAAGAATAATGATCTGATGAAACAGTTTAAATTATACTGAGATAATACAAGAACTATATCTGTCAAAAGTTTTTGAGCAGCTTGTCGTTTGAGACTCCATCAGCTACAAGCATTGTGGTTATCTCCTGCAACAATACAGATCGAACAACAATAAAGATACACATCTTCTTAAGCATTTAGGTTCTTAGAAACTAAACACAGTGAGTGCATACCTCAGCCATTTGTTTCTGTCCGCACAGCACCGCTCCCGTGGCCTTGGGTGCTGAGAGTTGTTTAGCCCTTGCAAAAGCAGCCTACACAACACAtcatcgtatatatatatattagtgtgaTCCACCTTGAGTTAAGCATTTAGATTGATGTTTATCAATCTCACCTGCACGTATCCGGTTTCCCCTTTCCACCCATCATCTGGCTGTGATAATACCGGCACAACTTTGACACCCGATGATTCCCACTCTTTAAACTTTTCCTACATATCGAGAGTGTATTCCAAGATGAATTTTCTATAGATCAAAATGAGAGCAAGAGATATCTCTACGCCTATCATCAAAAGATTTACAATTTAAGTGCATACATTTGTGTCTACAGACATCATGAATTGCAAAACAACTGAGAGAAAGAACCAAACCTGGTAAGCCATCCTTTTCAGGTTCCTAGCCCCGTAATAGAGTCTTACGTCAGATCTTCTATCAGCGCTAAATCCTGACTCAATTAGTGAGCGGATGGGACTGCAAAAGATAAGAACAAGACGTTTACTTAATCCATATCACCATCACTAGACATTGTTGATTCGACCAGGCCTTGAAACAACACACAGAAACACCTAAAATGCCATGACTAAATTCAAAACACACATAACCATATTCCCCTTGATTGAAAGAAACATCCTCAGCTGTCATAAATCGCTCTAACGCTAACAACCGAACAGATTGATCATGAGATTAGATCAACACACACAGCAGAAAAAAGCAACATAAACAGTCCATGGCACCTCTGATAGGTTGAACTCATACTCTTGCAAATTGCAAGTTTTAGCGCATCAACAACAGGATCTCACAACTTCAAAGCCAGCAGGATAAATAAAAGCAACTGAACTAAGCATCATTGAGGATTCGCCATAATATCTAACTAAACCAAATTCAAGATACTGAGTCTGAAAGCGTTGTATCAAGTAATAAATGCTCTGGACATCAACCTTTAACCTAAACCATACTAAGATCATTCATATATCAGCTAAGAAGGAGCAATCAAATTTGAAGTAAATCCAATAAACTATGCTAGTGGACAAAAAGGCCTCACCTAATCCCAGATCCAGTAGCAAAAATCAAAACCGTGGGAAACTTCTCCGGAGGATCAATCTGATCGATACTGAAACCATTACCCATGACAGGGCTAAGCTCAACGGTCTCCCCTTTCTTCAACCCGCAGAGAATCTCGGCGGTAGATCCAGCGATACTCTTGACCAAGAATTCGAAAGCACCACGAGAAGCCGTTAAGGAAGGAGGAGAAGCGATAGCAAGAAAAGAAGGCTTCTCGACATCAGGAACACGGAGCTGGAGATACTGACCAGGTCTCGTGTAGGAAGCTACGAGATCCGGGGAGTTTGAAATATCGATCGAGATGTGGAAAAGCGATTCAGCAGCCGATTCGATTAGAGAGAGCGGAGCCGGGGTCCAGAGAGTGGCGTCCTGGCGAACAGCGGCGGCTGATACGACAGAGGCGACGCGGTTGTTACGGGGTAAGCGGAGATGGCGTGTGAGAGGGAGACGGCGTAAGATAAACATGGGGGAGAGGGAGTGGCTAAAGTGCGCATGGGTGACACAAGGCGCGAAAGGAAGAGTGGACATGGTTGGAGAGTTTTTGGGTCTCTTAATATGTGACCGTCAAATTTAGCCGGCGGTAGGAAAGGGCGGCCCGATTGGTTCGGTGGCACGaggagatgttttttttttttttttNCTGTGCACCTAATTTTTTATTCAGCTCCAATGTTTTTGCCACGTGGCCTCTCCAATGAATATATGATAGTATATCGTTTTATCTTCTTTCCGACCACTACTAGTCTACTACAATACTACTAGTGTGCAGTGCTCTGCTAtaaagacaacaaacaaatggATGACATGAAgaatcttcattttattttgttatctttgGAGAATATTAGTACAAGAAACTTTACCAGCTTCGCATCCATTTCTAATATTGTATGCAATTATCACGAAATATATGTCGTCCAATCAATCTCGCTATGAGTAGGAAAGTCATATTGTATGCAATTATCAGGATATGAGTTAAATGCTCGAACGAGTTTAGAAAAGTCACCAACATATAAGACgcagaaaaatacaaattctgACCCACCCCTACAAGGCTACAAAAGTTGCTAAGTGTATTCAAAGTTTCTTGCGAATCTAAGGAGATGATGACAAACAGTAAACGACAGTAGTAGAAATttgattgaaataaaaaaaatgtaatatcaATACGCAGACAGCAAAACGCATCACCACGCCACCCGCCTTTACGCTGTAGCTGTTTTACAATGGGAGACGCAGCGAGCACTAGTGCTGATAGTTTGCTACTGCCTGTCGATAGATTTGAGAGAGTGACATGGAGAGATCTACAAGATGGATCATTCGTGGTAGAACTCAAGAGACTTATCTGCTTTGCGGCTCCTATGGCTGCTGTTGTTACTGCTCAGTTCATGTTGCAGATCATCTCAATGATGATGGTGGGTCACCTCGGCAATCTCTCCCTCGCTGGCGCTTCCCTCGCCTCCTCCTTCTGTAACGTCACCGGCTTCAGTCTCATCGTCTGTTTTCTCCTCatcattttttctaaattgataaactcatctctctctgtttccaaAACCATGAAAATTGCTTCCCCTCATCACTCGATTCTTGTTTTTTGCCTGTGATGCCAGTTAGGATTGTCATGTGCCCTGGATACTCTCAGCGGTCAAGCTTTTGGAGCTAAGCTATATCGGAAACTAGGTGTTCAGACATACACAGCTATGTTCTGTATCGCATTAGTGtgtctccctctctctctcatttggTTCAACATGGAAAAGCTTCTTGTATTTCTTGGCCAAGACCCTTCAATCGCACATGAGGCAGGAAATTATGCAGCTTGGCTCATCCCAGGACTTTTTGCTTACGCGGTTATACAGCCGCTCACTCACTACTTCCAAAACCAGACCTTGATCACACCTCTCCTCATCAcctcttgttttgtgttatgtctCCACGTTCCTCTCTGCTGGCTTCTGGTTTATAAGTCAGGACTTGGTAATCTTGGAGGAGCCTTGGCTCTCAGTTTGTCAAACTGGCTCAACGCCATTTTCCTTGGATCTTACATGTGCTACTCCTCTGACTGTTCTGAAACACGCGCTCCACTCTCCATGGAGATATTCGACGGCATCGGAGAACTCTTCAAATATGCTCTTCCTTCTGCGGCTATGCTTTGGTAATTCTCACTATTATNTCCTCTCTGCTGGCTTCTGGTTTATAAGTCAGGGCTTGGTAATCTTGGAGGAGCCTTGGCTCTCAGTTTGTCAAACTGGCTCAACGCCATTTTCCTTGGATCTTTCATGTACTACTCCTCCGCCTGTTCTGAAACACGCGCTCCACTCTCCATGGAGATATTCGACGGCATTGTAGAATTCTTCAAATATGCTCTTCCTTCTGCGGCTATGCTTTGGTAATTCTCACTATTATCTGTGCCTTTTCACTTCTCAACGCTTCTAcacttttgttaaaaactttCTTATGAGTTGCAGCCTAGAGTGGTGGTCATATGAACTCATAATATTACTCTCTGGTCTCTTACCCAACCCAGAACTGGAGACTTCTGTGCTCGCTATCTGGTACTCTCCCTTGCATCCACATTTCAATCACTTGTGAGTTTGTGACAATCTCGAACTTGACAACATGATACTATTCAAACTATGGCAGTCTCCAAACAACTGCGACAATCTATTCGATACATCTTGCAATCGCAGCTGCAGCAAGGTTAGCACTCTTGTCATTACTAGCTTAAGAGATGAGGCATACACGATGAATCATATGGTTTCATGTTCATAAGCggatgttttcttttcttgcacAGCACAAGAATCTCAAATGAATTAGGTGCTGGAAACTCTCGAGCAGCACATATCGTGGTCTATGCAGCAATGTTTCTTGCAGTAGTGGAGCCATTGATAGTGAGTACATTTCTATTAGTCAGCAAGAATGTCTTCGGCTATATTTTCAGCAGTGACAAAGAAACCATCGACTATGTTGCAAAGATGGTTCCATTGGTCTCTATTTCTCTCATACTGGACAGTTTACAAGGGGTTCTTTCAGGTTTTAGACTTGTTCCTATTTCTTTACTCAAACACAAGCTAGTgtcgaatatatatattctctctgtTCTTCCACAAAATGCAAGACAACTCTTAAGTCTTCATGTCTATCCATGTTGAGTGTTTACAGGAATTGCAAGGGGATGTGGGTGGCAGCATATTGGGGCTTACATAAACTTTGGAGCTTTCTATCTCTGGGGGATACCCATTGCAATATCGTTAGCTTATTGGGTTCATCTGAAAGCTGTTGGCCTTTGGATTGGCATACAAGCGGGTGCCGTTCTGCAAACTCTTCTGCTGGCTCTTTTCACTGGCTGCACAAACTGGGAAAACCAGGTCCATAGCTTTGCCTTTTGTCCCTTCTTCATGACTTGTTTCTATTGTGAAATAAACATATCGATGTTCATTTAGATGCATGATTTTGAACTCTAGGCCGGTGAAGCGAGGATGAGAATGAATGTGACGTAATGTTAGGCGCAGCTAAAGAGCACTTACCAAGTCAGAGCTTCGTATCTAAAGATTACAAGACACGCATGTTCCTCTTCGGTTTTACCATTTTTGTAGCAGCACAAATCGATGTATGTTACTGTTGGACTAGTGAAAGCCGTAAAGAATCGGTCTTCTTTGTAATCATACCATATGATTATAGACAGTAATAATAAGCAGCCCTCAGCAGTCGGTTGTTTAGATGAAGCTTTATTCTGGTTGTTCAGAAATACCTTTGGACAGACAATGATGCAGTCAGGTGATCCCATTCTGCTGATACCATCTCGCAATCAGACGTGCAACACAGTAGTTGGAAGTCAAGGAAAGACGTGGGAGCTGCTTCCGAGTATTGGGGCTAAAGTTGTCCATCACTGAACCTCTTCTCGATACAAAACCCGTTCATAAGCCTAGCAGAAGCAATAAAGGACACCTTCCTCAGTTCTTCTGGTGGAATAAACATCAGTTCTGATTTCCTACTATTCATGGGCTTATTGTTGATAAAAGCAAAATTGGATAGTTGACGCCCAAACGCATGAACATGATCTTCATTACAACCTTGAAAAGAGTCATTTCTCACCCATAATTTCACTTCTCAATAGGTTGGAGTATTATCACATATAACTCCTTAGTCAGTGAGTTATCTTTAAAGCATCCCGCTCAAGCAGAGTTGATATTAGAAAAAGTTATACCAAGCCTAGTAGCTGTCATTGCAGTTATCACATATCTTCCTCTGTTGCAATGATGCAATCACCAACAATGTCCACCAAAATCTGAAGAAATCACAGATCAAAAATTAGGATTTGCAACTAGCAGATACCAATTCGCCTATCTGAAGTCTAAAAAATCAAGAACCAATTAAACAACAAATAGCAATGTGTGAGTGAGGTCAGAAAAATCTTGAAAGGcatgattaaacaaaaaaaataaataaataattcctCTACACACGACCCGACCGTCTAGGATTCTACAATCGTGCGTAACTGACcaagaaatctaaaaaaaagcTGACGAAGGAAGGCGCACGATAAATATGGGGAGAGAGGGAGTGGCTAAAGTGCGCACGGGCGAGAGAAGGTCATGAAGGAAGAAGAGTGGACAACTGGACATTAGTGGTGTTGGAGCTATTTTTGACCTGGCCCTCAAATTTAGCCGATGGTAGAAAAGACCGGTGGTGGTGGTTCCCTGGCacgatgagttttttttttttcctttttgttcttATAAATTTAAGGGAACTTCGTTTCTATATTTTAGACACGTGGACGGTCAAAATTAATTGTCACGAGGTAGTATCTTTTTTGCCCCGACTACTTCTTCGGTCTACtatgaagagaagaaaacaaatactaataaaCTATTGGACAACGAACCAGCCATTTTACCccatttattttatcatatgtTTCGGAGAAACTTCCAAAACACCTTTTACCAGCCCAAAGCAAATCAATCAAGCAGCTGTGGATTACAATTTCGTTCACATTCaatggaatttttttaatattagaaattacaactaaggcaaaaaaaaaaaaaaagagattgtgGATGACAGAATTGTCAAttgtaagcaaaaaaaaaaaacgagatctCAGAAAAATATCCAGACGACGTGATGTACACAATACAGAATAAAATACTATTTCACTTGAGAAGAAAACTTAAGCcaaagaagataaacaaatagTTTATTTCCATTGACTCTGTTTTTGGGAAAATCGTGGAACGAGGGGAGACATGCAGCAGGCAAATCATAAATATCACTCACCGCCTTCTTCACCCTTTCATCCTCACAAATTTTTGCAgtttctttttacatttctctctctctctgtctctgtctctgtttcTCCGTCGTCGAAGAAGCCATGGGAGACGCAGAGAAGAGCAACACCAACAAGGAAAGCTTGCTGCTTCCTCCTGTAGAGAGAGTTGAGAACCTGTCATGGAGAGATCTACGAGATGGATCATTCACCGTTGAACTCAAGAGGCTTATCTGTTTCGCCGCTCCTATGGCCGCTTGTGTTATCGTTCAGTTCATGTTACAGATGGTTTCTATGATGATGGTTGGTCACTTAGGCAACCTCGCCCTCGCTAGTGCCTCCCTCGCTTCCTCCTTCTGCAACGTCACTGGCTTCAGCTTCgttgtctgttttttttgctctcttccTTCTTAATTTGTCTCTCTGTTTAATTTTGGAATGATTTGTTAATTACTTTTTCTTGCCTGTGGTGTGTTTATTTAGATAGGATTGTCATGTGCCTTGGATACTTTGAGCGGTCAAGCTTTTGGAGCTAAGCTATATCGGAAACTAGGTGTTCAGACATACACAGCCATGTTCTGTCTTGCTTTGGTGTGTATCCCTCTTTCTCTCGTTTGGCTCAACATGGAAAAGCTTCTTGTGTTCCTCGGACAAGACCCTGCTATTGCACACGAAGCCGGGAGATATGCTGCTTGGCTTATCCCTGGACTCTTTGCTTACTCTGTTCTACAGCCTCTCACTCGCTTCTTTCAAAACCAGAGTTTGATCTCACCTCTCCTCATCACCTCTTGTGTTGTCTTCTGTATCCACGTTCCTTTCTGCTGGCTTTTGGTTTACAAGTCTGGCCTTGGTAATGTTGGTGGAGCCTTGGCTATCAGTTTGTCAAACTGGCTCTATGTCTTTATCCTTCTTAATTTCATGTTCTTCTCCTCCGCTTGTTCTGAGACACGTGCTCCCCTCTCCATGGAGATATTTGACGGCATTGGAGAGTTCTTCAGATATGCTCTTCCTTCTGCGGCTATGATTTGGtacttcatctttttctttctctgttccTTTACACTTACTCATGCATGCCTCCACATTGGAAAATAAATGAACTCTTTTGTGTGTTGCAGCCTAGAGTGGTGGTCATATGAACTCATCATATTATTCTCTGGTCTCTTACCCAACCCACAACTGGAGACTTCTGTGCTCTCTGTCTGGTATAATCATCCTCTTGCATCTTTCAATTTCAGTATCTTGTCACTAATAATGAATTTGCCAAAAACATAATGTTATTCAAACTATGGGCAGTCTCCAAACAGTTTCGACAATGTATTCAATACCACTAGCGATCGCGGCTGCTGCAAGGTTAGAGCTTTAGTCACCATTACATAAATGCTGTTCATG encodes the following:
- the LOC104755822 gene encoding fruit protein pKIWI502-like, yielding MSTLPFAPCVTHAHFSHSLSPMFILRRLPLTRHLRLPRNNRVASVVSAAAVRQDATLWTPAPLSLIESAAESLFHISIDISNSPDLVASYTRPGQYLQLRVPDVEKPSFLAIASPPSLTASRGAFEFLVKSIAGSTAEILCGLKKGETVELSPVMGNGFSIDQIDPPEKFPTVLIFATGSGISPIRSLIESGFSADRRSDVRLYYGARNLKRMAYQEKFKEWESSGVKVVPVLSQPDDGWKGETGYVQAAFARAKQLSAPKATGAVLCGQKQMAEEITTMLVADGVSNDKLLKNF
- the LOC104755825 gene encoding protein DETOXIFICATION 12 codes for the protein MGDAEKSNTNKESLLLPPVERVENLSWRDLRDGSFTVELKRLICFAAPMAACVIVQFMLQMVSMMMVGHLGNLALASASLASSFCNVTGFSFVIGLSCALDTLSGQAFGAKLYRKLGVQTYTAMFCLALVCIPLSLVWLNMEKLLVFLGQDPAIAHEAGRYAAWLIPGLFAYSVLQPLTRFFQNQSLISPLLITSCVVFCIHVPFCWLLVYKSGLGNVGGALAISLSNWLYVFILLNFMFFSSACSETRAPLSMEIFDGIGEFFRYALPSAAMICLEWWSYELIILFSGLLPNPQLETSVLSVCLQTVSTMYSIPLAIAAAASTRISNELGAGNARGAQIVVYAAMSLAVVEALIVSTSLLVGRNLFGHIFSSDKETIAYVAKMAPLVSISLIMDALQGVLSGIARGCGWQHIGAYVNLGAFYLWGTPMAACLAFWFDLKGVGLWIGIQSGAVLQTTLLAIVTGCTNWENQVLS
- the LOC104755823 gene encoding protein DETOXIFICATION 12-like isoform X2, which produces MGDAASTSADSLLLPVDRFERVTWRDLQDGSFVVELKRLICFAAPMAAVVTAQFMLQIISMMMVGHLGNLSLAGASLASSFCNVTGFSLILGLSCALDTLSGQAFGAKLYRKLGVQTYTAMFCIALVCLPLSLIWFNMEKLLVFLGQDPSIAHEAGNYAAWLIPGLFAYAVIQPLTHYFQNQTLITPLLITSCFVLCLHVPLCWLLVYKSGLGNLGGALALSLSNWLNAIFLGSFMYYSSACSETRAPLSMEIFDGIVEFFKYALPSAAMLCLEWWSYELIILLSGLLPNPELETSVLAICLQTTATIYSIHLAIAAAASTRISNELGAGNSRAAHIVVYAAMFLAVVEPLIVSTFLLVSKNVFGYIFSSDKETIDYVAKMVPLVSISLILDSLQGVLSGIARGCGWQHIGAYINFGAFYLWGIPIAISLAYWVHLKAVGLWIGIQAGAVLQTLLLALFTGCTNWENQVHSFAFCPFFMTCFYCEINISMFI
- the LOC104755823 gene encoding protein DETOXIFICATION 12-like isoform X1, producing MGDAASTSADSLLLPVDRFERVTWRDLQDGSFVVELKRLICFAAPMAAVVTAQFMLQIISMMMVGHLGNLSLAGASLASSFCNVTGFSLILGLSCALDTLSGQAFGAKLYRKLGVQTYTAMFCIALVCLPLSLIWFNMEKLLVFLGQDPSIAHEAGNYAAWLIPGLFAYAVIQPLTHYFQNQTLITPLLITSCFVLCLHVPLCWLLVYKSGLGNLGGALALSLSNWLNAIFLGSFMYYSSACSETRAPLSMEIFDGIVEFFKYALPSAAMLCLEWWSYELIILLSGLLPNPELETSVLAICLQTTATIYSIHLAIAAAASTRISNELGAGNSRAAHIVVYAAMFLAVVEPLIVSTFLLVSKNVFGYIFSSDKETIDYVAKMVPLVSISLILDSLQGVLSGIARGCGWQHIGAYINFGAFYLWGIPIAISLAYWVHLKAVGLWIGIQAGAVLQTLLLALFTGCTNWENQVHSFAFCPFFMTCFYCEINISMFI
- the LOC104755821 gene encoding ALG-2 interacting protein X-like — encoded protein: MASSAHSNLMLAIHEKKTNSVDLYRPFRNYVTFTYSEREAQLIDDDLETVKQLRSDLERVPDPSPAARRDLLISYYKALCLVETRFPISAEKHQVNAVTFLWYDAFKQKQKSTQQNIHLEKAAVLFNLGAAYSQIGLGHDRTTVDGRRQASHAFIAAAGAFVYLKDNLSSKAAIGQSLTVDLSVDCVAMLERLMLAQAQECVFENSIAKGSTPGVCAKIARQVGIFYEEAFAALTTSPLKEHFEKGWISHVQLKASLFYSEACFRYGKELHEKEEIAEEIARLRSGASRLAEAKKSSRGAPAQLIEAMNSLESSINANLDRAVKENDRVYLMRVPSPSSLSPLPAFSMVKPMNMTEILDASKEKMFAILVPDSSAKALSRYTEMVDDVIRTQAERLQQASELTRVRLKEMDLPDSILAVDGNSTLPVDLKEDVEAVQISGGPAGLEAELQQLRDLKRVNQELLVHTEELLQKEATEDSQFRSQFGTRWTRPQSSTLTKNLQDRLNRFAANLKQAGESDVKIERSVRENSALMSILDRRPIESAIPTLARPIMSLDATEDAIVGTLKQSLRQLENLGAQRAGLEDMLKDMKRKDDILPKLMTITGSYEDMFRKEISKYDHICEDISQNIEVQEQLLMQIQAQNEEFSTLFNLEDYKASKDKCYKQIQAAIMKYREIKENINEGLKFYVTLQDAITNVKQQCSDFVMTRSIQCREMIDDVQRQMSGLSFQDRRSSGPYPSVHQPTASSPPPPPETQNPSHPHPHAPYYSPPEQMSRPGYTIPPYGPPPPYHTPHGQAPPQPYPPQTQQQPPSWQQGSYYDHQGQQPRPPYPGQNPYPPPHQGGGYYRQ
- the LOC104755823 gene encoding protein DETOXIFICATION 12-like isoform X4; translation: MGDAASTSADSLLLPVDRFERVTWRDLQDGSFVVELKRLICFAAPMAAVVTAQFMLQIISMMMVGHLGNLSLAGASLASSFCNVTGFSLILGLSCALDTLSGQAFGAKLYRKLGVQTYTAMFCIALVCLPLSLIWFNMEKLLVFLGQDPSIAHEAGNYAAWLIPGLFAYAVIQPLTHYFQNQTLITPLLITSCFVLCLHVPLCWLLVYKSGLGNLGGALALSLSNWLNAIFLGSFMYYSSACSETRAPLSMEIFDGIVEFFKYALPSAAMLCLEWWSYELIILLSGLLPNPELETSVLAICLQTTATIYSIHLAIAAAASTRISNELGAGNSRAAHIVVYAAMFLAVVEPLIVSTFLLVSKNVFGYIFSSDKETIDYVAKMVPLVSISLILDSLQGVLSGIARGCGWQHIGAYINFGAFYLWGIPIAISLAYWVHLKAVGLWIGIQAGAVLQTLLLALFTGCTNWENQAGEARMRMNVT
- the LOC104755823 gene encoding protein DETOXIFICATION 13-like isoform X3, with the protein product MGDAASTSADSLLLPVDRFERVTWRDLQDGSFVVELKRLICFAAPMAAVVTAQFMLQIISMMMVGHLGNLSLAGASLASSFCNVTGFSLILGLSCALDTLSGQAFGAKLYRKLGVQTYTAMFCIALVCLPLSLIWFNMEKLLVFLGQDPSIAHEAGNYAAWLIPGLFAYAVIQPLTHYFQNQTLITPLLITSCFVLCLHVPLCWLLVYKSGLGNLGGALALSLSNWLNAIFLGSYMCYSSDCSETRAPLSMEIFDGIGELFKYALPSAAMLCLEWWSYELIILLSGLLPNPELETSVLAICLQTTATIYSIHLAIAAAASTRISNELGAGNSRAAHIVVYAAMFLAVVEPLIVSTFLLVSKNVFGYIFSSDKETIDYVAKMVPLVSISLILDSLQGVLSGIARGCGWQHIGAYINFGAFYLWGIPIAISLAYWVHLKAVGLWIGIQAGAVLQTLLLALFTGCTNWENQVHSFAFCPFFMTCFYCEINISMFI